The region CGGTCTCGCGAACTGACAGGCCCTCCAGATAGACAAGTTCAAGCACCATCCGGTCTTCGGGTGTCAATCTGGCCAGCGCCCAATTGAGAACGTCCCGCGCCTCGACCTGTCTGCCGATATCCTCGATGGAGACTCCGGCGGAACTGGTTTCGACCCGCTCGAGCCATTCGCGGTGCTCGTCGCCAAGAGAGCTCATGACAACCTCTTTGGACCTGTATGCGCGTCTCCAGTGGTCGTAGCAGGTTCGCGTGGCAATGGCCGCTATCCAGTGCCTGAACCCCTCGGGACCGGTGAACTTAGCGAGGGACTCGTAGACGCGGATG is a window of Syntrophorhabdaceae bacterium DNA encoding:
- a CDS encoding RNA polymerase sigma factor translates to MIDHVEQDRRESSDLVYISRVLNGERNAFAFLLKKYKMYVLKIVNRHIPYEDAEEVAHDAFIRVYESLAKFTGPEGFRHWIAAIATRTCYDHWRRAYRSKEVVMSSLGDEHREWLERVETSSAGVSIEDIGRQVEARDVLNWALARLTPEDRMVLELVYLEGLSVRETASLLGWSTANVKIRSFRSRKKLRKLLKDAGRK